The following proteins come from a genomic window of Canis aureus isolate CA01 chromosome 3, VMU_Caureus_v.1.0, whole genome shotgun sequence:
- the CD3G gene encoding T-cell surface glycoprotein CD3 gamma chain has product MELGKHLAGLILAVTLLQGATAQKEQGFPMIKVDGNREDGSVLLICDSQNKDIKWFEDGKERTLPKKDKKTLDLGSSMKDPQGIYQCQVAKNISKPLQVYYRMCQNCIELNAGTIIGFVFAEIISIFFLAVGVYFIAGQDGVRQSRASDKQTLLSNDQLYQPLRDRENDQYGHLQGKRLRKN; this is encoded by the exons ATGGAGCTGGGGAAGCATCTGGCTGGCCTCATTTTGGCTGTCACTCTTCTTCAAG GTGCTACAGCCCAGAAGGAACAAG GATTTCCCATGATAAAAGTAGATGGTAATCGAGAAGATGGTTCAGTACTTCTGATTTGTGACTCACAAAACAAAGATATCAAATGGTTTGAAGACGGGAAGGAAAGAACTTTaccaaagaaagataaaaagacgTTGGATCTGGGAAGTAGTATGAAGGACCCTCAAGGGATATATCAGTGTCAAGTAGCAAAGAACATTTCAAAGCCACTCCAAGTATATTACCGAA TGTGTCAGAACTGCATTGAGCTGAATGCAGGCACTATAATCGGCTTTGTCTTCGCTGAAATCATCAGCATTTTCTTCCTTGCTGTTGGGGTTTACTTCATTGCTGGACAGGATGGAGTTCGCCAGTCAAGAG CCtcagacaagcagactctgttgtCCAATGACCAGCTTTACCAG CCCCTCAGGGATCGAGAAAATGACCAATATGGCCACCTTCAAGGAAAGCGACTGAGGAAAAATTGA
- the CD3D gene encoding T-cell surface glycoprotein CD3 delta chain: MEHCRFLAGLILAVLLSRVSPFKVSVEELEDRVFLSCNTSVLRIEGTMGIQLPHSRTLDLGKRILDPRGIYRCNATEEQSDKAPYMQVYYRMCQNCVELDSATLAGIVIADIIATLLLALGVYCFSGHETGRSSKSADTQILLENDQLYQPLRDRNDAQYSHLGENWPRKK; encoded by the exons ATGGAACACTGCAGGTTTCTGGCTGGCCTGATCCTGGCTGTCCTCCTCTCCCGAG TGAGCCCCTTCAAGGTATCTGTGGAGGAACTTGAGGACAGAGTGTTCCTGAGTTGCAATACCAGTGTCCTAAGGATAGAGGGAACTATGGGAATACAACTCCCACACAGTAGAACTCTGGACTTGGGGAAACGCATCCTGGACCCACGAGGAATATATCGGTGCAATGCGACAGAAGAACAATCCGACAAAGCACCTTATATGCAAGTATATTATCGAA TGTGTCAGAACTGTGTGGAGCTGGACTCAGCTACCCTGGCTGGCATTGTCATCGCTGACATAATCGCCACTCTGCTCCTTGCTTTGGGAGTCTATTGCTTTTCTGGACACGAGACTGGAAGGTCCTCTAAGT CTGCTGACACTCAAATTCTGTTGGAAAATGACCAGCTCTATCAG CCCCTTCGAGATCGGAATGATGCTCAGTATAGTCATCTTGGTGAAAACTGGCCTCGGAAGAAGTGA